Within the Flavobacterium sp. N502536 genome, the region GAAGTCTAAATTTTGACTACTTTTGCAGTATGGAAGAGAATTTAAAACGTCTGAATAAATTTATAGGAGAAACTGGGTATTGCTCTCGTCGTGAAGCCGATAAACTTATTGAAGAAGGACGCGTAACAATAAATGGTGCCGTACCGGAAATGGGAACAAAAGTTTCGCCGGATGACGAAGTACGTATTGATGGAAAGCTTATTGTAGAAAAACACGAAAAAATGGTGTATTTGGCGTTCAACAAACCTGTTGGAATTGAATGTACCACCAATCTCGAGGTTCGAAATAATATTGTAGATTATATTAATTACCCGAAACGTATTTTCCCAATTGGACGTCTGGACAAAGCGAGTGAAGGATTGATTTTTATGACGAATGACGGTGATATTGTCAACAAAATTCTGCGCGCCAGAAACAACCACGAAAAAGAATATACGGTAACGGTTAACAAACCTATTACAGATCGTTTTATTCAGCGAATGGGAAATGGTGTTCCGATTTTAGACACAGTTACCCGAAAATGTAAAGTAGAGCAAATCAGCAAATACACTTTCAAAATTATTCTGACACAAGGTCTGAACCGCCAGATTCGTAGAATGTGTGAATATTTGGGATATGATGTAACGGCTTTAAAACGTATCCGAATTATTAATATTTCACTGGATGTTCCGGTGGGACGTTACCGCGATTTGACTGATGATGAAATTAAAGAACTAAACCGCTTAATTGAACCATCGAGTAAAACAGAGGAAGCAAGTTTGCCAAAGGAAGAAGCTCCGAGACGAAGAACAGAATTCATCTCTAAACACGATCCCCGATTTAAGAAAAAAGGAGATTACTAAACCGATAAAAAAATCCCATTGATTTATAACCAATGGGATTTTTCTTTTTTCGTATTTTTTATATATCAAAAACAATGCTGCTATGTATTTTTATAGCCAACACTGTATCAAAACCATCTTCTTCTTTTAAATAGGAATGCCCCACAGGAAGACAAAATAACAGATACAAAAAGCAATATCCAAAAACCAAATTTACTTTCTTCCATGCCATTTGGCACGTTCATTCCATACAAACTGGCAATCAGAGTAGGAATCATCAGAATAATAGAAATCGAAGTCATTTGCTTCATAATATTATTCATGTTATTCGAAATTACCGAAGCATAAGCATCCATCATCCCCGTCAAAATATTACTGTAAATATTAGCGGTATCCTGTGCCTGACTTAACTCGATATCTACGTCTTCCAGCAAATCAGGATCAAAATGCTCCCGGTGTGCTTTTAGATTTTTAATTCGATGAAACAAAACATCATTCCCTTTTAAGGAGGTAATAAAAAACACCAAACACTTTTCGATTTGCAAAAGCGCCTGTAATTCTTCATTTTTAATTGATTTCTCCAGATTATCCTCCGCTAGTTTTATCTTTTGATTGATTTGCTTCAAATATTTCAAATACCAGACACTTGACGACAATAACAGTCTTAAAACTAAATCGAAGTTGTCTTTTATCAGTATGTTTTTTCTTTTGCTGTATTGTACAAAATCGGAGATAATTTGTGTTTCATAAAAACTGATGGTCACACAAATATCTTCTTTAAAAATCAGCCCCATAGGAACGGTCTGAAAAGGAAGTTTCACGTCGTTGCTTTTTATTGGTACGCGCATGATAAACAAATTCCAGCCATCTTCAGACTCCAAACGAGGTCTTTCGTCAATATCTTCAATATCATTATAAAAGGCTTCGGGAATTTGAAGTTCGTCCAGTAAATACTTTTTTTCAGTTTCTGACGGAGATTCAATACTGATCCAGCAGTTTGGAGTCCATTCTTTAGTCTCGATTAATCCGTTGTTGTTTTTGTAAAAGGCTTTCATTTCAAAATTGCAGGGGTTATTGTAGCAATTTGAAAAACTTCAAAAGCTACTTTAATTAAATACTAACGAATCATAATCGTCCATTGGAGAAGTTTTTTTTAAGTGCTGCAAAAGTATCCTTTATTTTTATAACCAAAAACAATTGGACATTAAAAAACCGTCTTAATACCATAATTAAGACGGTTTTAGAAACTATTTAGTATTCACAAACTCATAATAGAGTGCTTTCGACAGAAAAGGATCATTCTTATGGTCTTCTACACGATTCTCTTCCAGATAACCTTGTCCTTCACCCCCAATATTTAGGGTTGAAAAGTAAGCATTGCGGCTTTCATCATTAAAATGCAAACTTCTTAAAAACCTTGGCTCAACTCCTTTATTTACTGAGATATTATAGTTTGTAATAAGATTTCCCCAATTCACAAAACTGCACAACAGTATGGTTCCATAAAAGCACCAAACCATTTGATTGAAAAGATAGGCATTTGTTTTTTGTCGGCTGATTTTTAAAAATGTAAAGATCAAACCCATTACCGCCAAAATCAGAAAAGCATAAACCCCCAATCTTTTATAAGTCAACCCGAAGAATGAAACATACTCTGAGTTTTTAATAATGGTACTGACAATCAAAACACCGTTTAAAGCAATCCATATTTTAGCCAGCTTTTTAAGAGGAGCCGCTTTTTTATCAAAATTAAACCCTCCTTTAAAGTAGAACAGTATCACTCCGACAGCCATAATAATCGAAAAGATTACGGCATTTACTCTTTCGTGAGTCGCTGAGCTGAGTTTAGAAGCTTCAACGGTTTCAAAAAATTGCTCGTAATTATAGGTAATGATAAAAACCAGCAGCATGAAATTTAATAAGACTAATGTAATCTCACCGCTTTTTCTTTCAAAGTCTAAATCCAGAAACGAAAATGTCTGCTGATTTTTGATTTCGCTGATGTTGTTAAATTCATTATCTAAAAGTTGATTCTTTTCATAACATATTTCGGGAACCCAATAATTCCAAAAACTAAATGAAATGTAAAATCCTAAAACTCCTAACACGATGAGCTCAAAAAGATTAAGATCTAAAGTATAATCCGTTAGCAGGGACGAAAAATGCTCGCTCCCAAAAGAATAAGCAGTAAAGAATACGGCAAGAAAAATCAGGGGAATAACAACATAAGCCACTAGTTTTTTCGCGAAATTATTGTGGATTTTTTGTTCCGGAAGCCATTGGCTGAACATAAAAACACGGCCTAAAGTGGCAAACGCATTTAAAAACACAAGCGGAAATATCTGAATTATTTTAAGTTCCGGATCCTGTGTTCTGAAATGCAAAAACAAAATGGACATTGAAAGTGCCAAAAATGACGGAAAATCTCCGTACCAGGCAAAAGCCAGACAAGATAAGACCGACGTTACTACCAGAATCAAATGTGATCTTTCGGTAAACCTGTCCTGAAAAAAATAACAGATCAGTCCGATAAATAATAAGCCAAAAATAGCAAGGTTAACGCCCATTGCTTCATTGTAAAAAAGCAGTATAAAAATTAAACTGCAAGCTGGGATAATTTGATGTTTTTTCATAAGTGTTGCATTAAGTTAATAGTATTCAATAGGTTACCACCCGTTCTTTATTGATTTTGTTTTACTTTTTTTTAAGGCGATTTTATCATTTTAAATTTAAAAGTACTTTGCATTTCAAAGTATTTGGATAAAAAAATAGCGTTATTACGATTTCATCAATTTTTCAAGATAAGAAAGATGCTCTTTGAAAGCCGCACGTCCTCTGGGAGTTACCTGATAAGACGTTTTAGGCTTTTTGCCCACAAATTCTTTTTTTACTTCAATATATTCTGCTTTCTCAAGCGCTGAGGAATGACTCGCCAAATTTCCATCGGTGATGTTCAGGAGGCTTTTCATCTCCGTAAAATCCACCCACTCGTTGACCATCAGTATGGACATTATCCCCAATCTGACACGGCTTTCAAAATCTTTATTTAGTTTATCAATAATTCCCATGAAATGGATTATTTATACTTTTTGAACATTATTAATCCGTACAAGATATGCAAAATACCAAATCCAATGATCCAAAAAAGCAAACCATATCCAATAAAAAATAGAGAAACAAATCCTAAAAACAACTCACAGAAGCCCAGATATTTAATATCCGAAAAAGTATACTTTTCAGCATTTATCAAAGCCAGTCCGTAAAAAATTAAAGTAGCCGGTGCAATTAAGCCATAAATCTGATGGTAAATTAATGCCAGACAAAATATACCGCCTGCCAATAATGGA harbors:
- the rluF gene encoding 23S rRNA pseudouridine(2604) synthase RluF, with the protein product MEENLKRLNKFIGETGYCSRREADKLIEEGRVTINGAVPEMGTKVSPDDEVRIDGKLIVEKHEKMVYLAFNKPVGIECTTNLEVRNNIVDYINYPKRIFPIGRLDKASEGLIFMTNDGDIVNKILRARNNHEKEYTVTVNKPITDRFIQRMGNGVPILDTVTRKCKVEQISKYTFKIILTQGLNRQIRRMCEYLGYDVTALKRIRIINISLDVPVGRYRDLTDDEIKELNRLIEPSSKTEEASLPKEEAPRRRTEFISKHDPRFKKKGDY
- a CDS encoding magnesium transporter CorA family protein codes for the protein MKAFYKNNNGLIETKEWTPNCWISIESPSETEKKYLLDELQIPEAFYNDIEDIDERPRLESEDGWNLFIMRVPIKSNDVKLPFQTVPMGLIFKEDICVTISFYETQIISDFVQYSKRKNILIKDNFDLVLRLLLSSSVWYLKYLKQINQKIKLAEDNLEKSIKNEELQALLQIEKCLVFFITSLKGNDVLFHRIKNLKAHREHFDPDLLEDVDIELSQAQDTANIYSNILTGMMDAYASVISNNMNNIMKQMTSISIILMIPTLIASLYGMNVPNGMEESKFGFWILLFVSVILSSCGAFLFKRRRWF
- a CDS encoding DUF4173 domain-containing protein, with protein sequence MKKHQIIPACSLIFILLFYNEAMGVNLAIFGLLFIGLICYFFQDRFTERSHLILVVTSVLSCLAFAWYGDFPSFLALSMSILFLHFRTQDPELKIIQIFPLVFLNAFATLGRVFMFSQWLPEQKIHNNFAKKLVAYVVIPLIFLAVFFTAYSFGSEHFSSLLTDYTLDLNLFELIVLGVLGFYISFSFWNYWVPEICYEKNQLLDNEFNNISEIKNQQTFSFLDLDFERKSGEITLVLLNFMLLVFIITYNYEQFFETVEASKLSSATHERVNAVIFSIIMAVGVILFYFKGGFNFDKKAAPLKKLAKIWIALNGVLIVSTIIKNSEYVSFFGLTYKRLGVYAFLILAVMGLIFTFLKISRQKTNAYLFNQMVWCFYGTILLCSFVNWGNLITNYNISVNKGVEPRFLRSLHFNDESRNAYFSTLNIGGEGQGYLEENRVEDHKNDPFLSKALYYEFVNTK
- a CDS encoding winged helix-turn-helix domain-containing protein, with the protein product MGIIDKLNKDFESRVRLGIMSILMVNEWVDFTEMKSLLNITDGNLASHSSALEKAEYIEVKKEFVGKKPKTSYQVTPRGRAAFKEHLSYLEKLMKS